From Desmodus rotundus isolate HL8 chromosome 10, HLdesRot8A.1, whole genome shotgun sequence, one genomic window encodes:
- the RMC1 gene encoding regulator of MON1-CCZ1 complex, producing the protein MGEEDYYLELCERPVHFEKATPVNCVFFDEANKQVFAVRSGGATGVVVKGPDDRNPISFRMEDKGEVKCIKFSLENKILAVQRTSKTVDFSNFIPDSSQLEYTQECKTKNANILGFCWTSSTEIVFITDQGIEFYQVLPEKRNLKLLKSQSINVNWYTHCPERAVILLSTTVLGNVLQPFGFRAGTMSKLPKFEIELPAAPKSTKLNLSERDIAMATIYGQLYVLFLRHHSRTCNSTGAEVVLYHLPREGACKKTHILKLSRTGKFALNVVDNLVVVHHQDTETSVIFDIRLRGESDGAVTFHHPVLPARSIQPYQIPMAGPASVTSQSPVPCKLYSSSWIVFQPDIIISASQGYLWNLQVKLQPIVNLLPDKGRLMDFLLQRKECKLVILSVCSQMLSESDRATLPVIATVFDKLSHEYKKYLDAEQSYMMAVEAGQSRSSPLLRRPVRTQAVIDQSDMYTHVLSAFTEKEMPHKFVIAVLMEYIRSLNQFQIPVQHYLHELVIKTLVQHNLFYMLHQFLQYHVLSDSKPLACLLLSLESFYPPAHQLSLDMLKRLSTANDEIVEVLLSKHQVLAALRFIRGIGGHDNISARKFLDAAKQTEDNMLFYTIFRFFEQRNQRLRGNPNFTPGEHCEEHVAFFKQVFGDQALMRPTTF; encoded by the exons ATGGGCGAGGAGGACTACTACCTGGAGCTGTGCGAACGGCCGGTGCACTTCGAGAAAGCGACCCCGGTCAACTGCGTCTTTTTTGATGAGGCCAACAAGCAG GTATTTGCTGTTCGATCTGGTGGAGCTACTGGGGTGGTAGTCAAAGGCCCAGATGATAGGAATCCCATCTCATTTAG aatggAAGACAAAGGAGAAGTGAAGTGCATTAAGTTTTCCTTAGAAAATAAGATATTGGCTGTTCAGAGGACCTCAAAGACTGTG gaTTTCTCTAATTTTATCCCGGATAGTTCTCAGCTGGAATACACCCAGGAGTGCAAG ACCAAGAATGCCAACATACTAGGATTCTGCTGGACCAGTTCCACTGAAATTGTCTTCATTACAGATCAAGGAATCGAATTTTACCAG GTACTACCAGAGAAACGAAACCTGAAACTCCTGAAGAGCCAGAGCATCAACGTGAACTGGTACACGCACTGCCCCGAGCGCGCTGTGATTCTGCTGTCTACCACGGTCCTGGGGAACGTGCTGCAGCCCTTTGGTTTTAGG GCTGGCACTATGTCAAAACTGCCCAAGTTTGAGATTGAATTACCAGCTGCGCCTAAGTCCACTAAACTGAATCTTTCTGAGAGAGATATTGCGATGGCAACGAT CTACGGGCAGCTCTATGTTCTCTTCCTGAGGCACCATTCGCGGACCTGCAATAGTACAGGAGCAGAGGTCGTCCTGTATCATCTACCACG AGAAGGTGCCTGTAAGAAGACGCACATACTCAAGTTAAGTCGGACGGGGAAGTTTGCCCTGAACGTGGTGGATAACCTGGTGGTCGTTCACCACCAGGACACAGAG ACGTCGGTAATATTTGATATCAGGCTAAGGGGAGAGTCCGATGGCGCCGTCACCTTCCATCACCCAGTGCTTCCTGCTCGATCGATTCAGCCCTACCAGATCCCCATGGCAG GTCCCGCTTCTGTGACCAGCCAGTCTCCTGTCCCGTGTAAACTCT ATTCTTCATCCTGGATTGTCTTTCAACCTGACATCATTATCAGCGCGAGCCAAG GTTACCTTTGGAACCTCCAAGTAAAACTTCAGCCCATAGTAAACCTCTTGCCAGATAAAGGAAGACTGATGGACTTTCTCCTGCAGAGAAAGGAATGCAAGCTGGTCATCCTGTCTGTCTGTTCACAGA TGTTGAGTGAGTCAGACAGAGCGACACTGCCTGTGATAGCCACTGTTTTTGACAAACTCAGTCATGAGTATAAAAAGTACCTGGATGCTGAGCAGAGTTACATGATG GCGGTAGAAGCAGGGCAAAGCCGGAGCAGTCCGCTTCTCAGAAGGCCGGTGCGGACCCAAGCTGTGATCGACCAGTCTGACATGTACACCCACGTCCTGTCGGCGTTCACGGAAAAG GAGATGCCTCATAAATTTGTGATAGCTGTCCTGATGGAATATATTCGCTCTCTCAACCAGTTTCAGATTCCAGTACAG CATTACCTGCACGAACTCGTCATCAAGACGCTGGTCCAGCACAACCTCTTCTACATGCTGCACCAGTTCTTGCAGTACCACGTCCTTAGTGACTCAAAGCCTCTG GCCTGTTTGCTGTTATCCCTAGAGAGTTTTTATCCTCCTGCTCATCAGCTGTCTCTGGATATGCTGAAG CGACTTTCGACAGCAAATGATGAAATAGTAGAGGTTCTTCTTTCCAAACACCAAGTGTTAGCTGCCTTGAGGTTTATCCGGGGCATTGGTGGCCATGACAACATTTCTGCGCGAAAATTTTTAGATGCTGCAAAGCAGACTGAAGACAACATGCTTTTCTATACCATATTCCGGTTTTTTGAACAGCGAAACCAGCGTTTACGAGGGAACCCTAATTTCACACCAG GAGAACACTGTGAAGAACATGTTgcttttttcaaacaggtttttggAGACCAAGCTCTAATGAGGCCTACAACGTTCTGA